The window caacaaaaaattacaactgTTGCTCGCATTTATCATCTATCATCTATCAATGCCTCAATGTGGATATCGAGTGTCAAAACTCTTATCCTAATGTTTGTATCTCTCAGTCCTTAAAATGTGGGTTACAATGTTCAGTTCAATGTCACCACAATAAGCTGTGAAGATTTATTGAACTGAAGagcaataaataaaaacaagatgCTATTTCTTAAACATGAAAGTAACTGTTGATCCGATAGGAGACCTATAATCACGGTTACTTCCACTTCTAATCGGGTCGGAGTATCCCTGAAATCCCCATTTGCTAAATTGTATTTGCTTGATTAAACGTAACCCCGTCTCTTTAGCTAGAGCCTTGATACCCCCCTCGTCAAATGGGTAGATTGTCTTATGAGTGACATGAATCTCTCCATTTTCGTCTTTCACCATCTCTCTCGCACTCTCCATAAAACTTCTTAATACCTCATGGTGTTTCCTGTGAATTGTACACGCAAATGTTGAACAATATATTACCAAtaataaacagaaaaagaaaaagtgttgCAATTAGCAATGGACAAAACGAAGTCCTTTAGAATTTTAAGATAGTACCCCCATTCTCATGTAGCCAAATGCATTAAAAGTTAAacacaaaggaagaaaataaatgaagttaaagattaaaaaaaaaaaaacttaaattaaaaatgtcATGTAAAACTTTTCTACTTGATCTCCATGAAGATTTGAAAACACAGATCTTGTTGAGTTCTAGATCATATATTGAGATCATGATTCATATATAATCCTAATGTAGGAGCATTTGGATTGAATATTTTGTCCATCCCTATTTGCAATACGTACATACACATGGTGTAAAAAGCTCTTAATCTCACGACATAAACCTTACCCTGCACAGATGAAATGAAAGATGATTATGTCGTATCGACCTAGACGACAATCTGAGGACATGGAGTGTGCGTTAACACCGCGGACCACGGCGCACCCAAGTCTCTCCAACTCATCCACGTTCGCTTTTCCATTGTTGTAGTTACGCCCTAGCTCCTCTACcgcaaacatatatatgtaacatataaTCACAAGACTTGATAAAGATATTGTTGAATTTTCATGTGATGATGATTATATCTTATCTCAGATgataacaattaaaaacaaattttagagaATGATTGATGATTTTAGATTTACTCCTACCTCGAGTATCAAGAGATGTTGCAGTGATGTTGGTGGCAGAACCAAAGGCTTTGGCTagagacaaagaaaatgaaaaatctccTTCTCCGACCAAAAGTATTTGCTTATTGTTATACTGTCTTAACTTTTTAGATTCCTGATTATCCATTTCAACATCTACATATTTTCAATTTCACACCATGTCCTTATATACACATGTGAATGCATGAGTCAAGCGTATTTagtgttgtttatatgtttggttttgtaagttgtaacttgtCTTTTCGAACTATGTGATCATTTATGTACTTTGAAGAACACATGACATATCGTATGAAGAAGAGAgtcaaacttttttgttttggttcaaaagtcctttgtattttttattttactggTCAGTGCtattaaatactaatattaGTATCATCATACACATATACGAGGAAGTGACTTGCTCGTTTTACATTCTTTTTCTAGCTAGTGATGAAACTAAAAACTTTCTTGGTAAagattcatatttaaaaaataataatacacatgacaactcttttttttttcttgtagtag is drawn from Camelina sativa cultivar DH55 chromosome 8, Cs, whole genome shotgun sequence and contains these coding sequences:
- the LOC104706822 gene encoding uncharacterized protein At4g26485-like, producing the protein MDNQESKKLRQYNNKQILLVGEGDFSFSLSLAKAFGSATNITATSLDTREELGRNYNNGKANVDELERLGCAVVRGVNAHSMSSDCRLGRYDIIIFHFICAGKHHEVLRSFMESAREMVKDENGEIHVTHKTIYPFDEGGIKALAKETGLRLIKQIQFSKWGFQGYSDPIRSGSNRDYRSPIGSTVTFMFKK